In Chryseobacterium salivictor, the DNA window CTCCCAATCCGGCTTTAACACCATTTACAGCATCTACCGCAACGAAAAGGGTACCCTGATCTTCTTTGATGAGGTTTCTTTCAAAATGGGCCGGAATTTCCAGAATAAGATCGGTTTTGTCTGATTCAATGGCTTTCATTCCCTGCTGAAAACTGGGGCTGTAATCTTTCAGACGGAAATATCCGGAAGATATTACCTTATTGACAAGCTTACGCGAGTATTCAGAATGGTCACGATCGACTACGCCCAGGTTTATGTTTTTGATTTCATAGTCAGCGGCGAGGGGTAAAATAAGCAACTGTACCATAGGCATGACAAACAGTATTCTTATAATGGCCGGGTCCCGGAAGATCTGTAACAGTTCTTTCCACAACAAAAACTTCATCATTCTCATGTCAGTCTGATTTTAAATTTATAAATACTTGCGACAAGTAATATTGACGTCATGGCAATTAAAACCAGAGTTTCCTTCCAGACTGATGCAAAACCAAGTCCTTTAATCATGACATCTTTTACGATGATGAAATACCATTTTGCCGGCACCAAATTGGATATGACCTGCAAAGGAACAGGCATATTTTCAATAGGAAACATAAAACCGCTGAACAGCAGGGTAGGCAGGAATAAGCTCATCATTGAAGTAAACATCGCCGTTTGCTGGGTTTTGGCGGTATTGGAAATTAATATTCCCACCGAAAGAGAGGTAACGGTAAATAAAATGCTCTCGGCAATCAATAAACCCAGGTTTCCGGTGATGGGCACCTCCAGTGCGTAAACGCTGAGCAAAAGTATGCTGGCGATATTGACCATCGAAACCAAAAGATAAGGAATCGTTTTGGCAATGATGATCCGAAAGGGTTTTAAAGGAGACACCAAAATGACTTCCATCGTGCCCATTTCCTTCTCCCTGACAATCGAGATGGAGGTCATCATGGCGCATACCAGCATCAATACGAGTGCCATGACGCCGGGGACAAAATTGTAAGCTCCTTTCAGTTCAGGGTTGTAAAGCATTCTCAGCTGGGTATGGATGGTGTATGGCATTTCCTGAGCAGGATTGATCGTCTGCTGATAATCCTTAATTATTGAAGTGGCATAATTGGTGAGGGTGTTTGCGGTATTGGGATCAGAAGCGTCGGCTATGAGCTGTATCTGAGCCTGATTGCTGTGCAGGAGATCATACCTGAATTTTGCAGGAAATACAATGGCGACCCTCATCTCATCCTTGCGGAAAGCAGCTTCGATATCTTTATAGGAATAAAGGTTCCTGGCCAGATCGAAATATCTGCTGGCGGCTATTTCATTGGAGATCACCATGGTGGCTTCGTCTTTGGACTGATCGAAAATTGCGATTTTAGAGTTTTTCACTTCAGTAGTAAGGGCAAAGCCATACAGAACAATCTGGATAATGGGCATAAAAAGAAGAATGAACAGCGTTCTGCGGTCTCTCCAAATGTGAAGCCATTCTTTTTTCACAAAAATTAAAAACTGTTTCATTTTTTGAAGATTAATTTTCTGTCCGTACCGCTTTTCTTGCCAGCTGTAAAAAAACACTGTCCATCGATGATGCCGAATACTGTTTCATAAGATTTTCGGGGGTGTCGAGCGCATCAATCCTTCCATCCACCATAATAGAAATCCGGTTGCAGTATTCTGCTTCATCCATATAATGGGTTGTAACAAAAATGGTGATGCCTTTTGCAGACGCTTCATAAATCAGATTCCAGAATTCCCGTCTTGTAATGGGATCGACACCGCCTGTGGGTTCATCCAAAAAAACGATGGCGGGATCATGAATGATGGCAATCGATAAAGCCAGTTTTTGCCGCCACCCGAGAGGCAAAGCCTTCACCAGTGTTTTTTCCTGACCCACGATGTGCAGCTGCTCCAGCAGGAAGGCTGTTTTTTCCTTAATCAGTTTATCAGTTAAACCGTAGATGCCGGCATAAAACCGGATATTTTCTCTAATGGTCAGGTCTTCATAAAGAGAGAACTTCTGACTCATGTAACCGATGTGTTTTTTGATCTGTTCGTTCTGTTTGTAAACATCAAAGCCGGCGACGGTGGCCAATCCCGAAGTAGGCAGAGACAAGCCGCACAGCATGCGCATCGCAGTAGTTTTACCGGCGCCATTGGCTCCTATAAAGCCAAAAATTTCCCCTTTTCTCACGTCAAAAGAAATTTTATCGACTGCGGTAAAATCACCAAACTGTTTGGTGAGCTCTTTGGCTGTTATTACTTTTTCTGTTTCCATGGTTACTCCTGCATTAATGCCATAAAACAATCTTCGACACTGGGTTCAATTAATTTAACTTCGCTCTGGCTGTATTTTCCCTGTGCAATAATCTGTTCCAATTGGGCTTTACTGTTTCCCTCAGTTTTAAAAACAACGTGATGCACCTGCCCAAAAGGATAGCAACTTGCTATTGATGCATTTTTTTTAATGTCATTCATCAGCTGGAACATATCGTCGGCTTTTACAGACCATAACTGTTTTTTAAATTCACTGACAATACCTTTTGGGGTATTCACTGACAAAAGCTTTCCTTTCTGGATCAGCGCCACTCTGTCGCAAAGGCTGGCCTCGTCCATATAAGGGGTAGAAACCAGTATTGCGATGCCCTGATTTTTGAGCCTGTAAAGCATTTCCCAGAACTCTTTGCGGGATACCGCATCGACCCCCGTTGTAGGTTCATCGAGAAACAACACGGATGGTTTGTGAATGAGCGCGCAGCAAAGTGCCAGCTTTTGCTTCATCCCTCCGGACAGCTGGCCTGCTTTCCGTGTTTTAAAAGGTTCGATCTGCCGGTAAATCTCCTTGATCATTTCATAATTCTGTTCAATAGTGGTATTAAAAATTGTGGCAAAAAACTCGAGATTTTCCTGAACCGACAAATCTTGGTACAAGGAAAATTTTCCGGGCATATAACCGATGCTGCTGCGTATCTGTTTGTAATCTTTGATCACATCAAAACCATCTATTGAAGCACTTCCGCTGTCAGCCAACGCCAGGGTTGTCAGAATATGGAAAAGAGACGTTTTTCCTGCACCATCGGGACCGATAAGACCGAATATTTCTCCTTTTTCCACGCTGAAGTTGATGCCTGTTACGGCCTCAATGACTTCCTTTTTCACCCGATAGGTTTTTGTGATATTTTCAATGATTATGGTGGGGCGCATTTCATTAAAATTTTACATTACCATACATTCCGATTTTCAAATAACCATCGTTCTTTACGTGAATCTTAACCGCATAAACAAGATTAGCCCGTTCTTCTTTGGTCTGAATGGTTTTGGGGGTAAATTCTGCTTTATCAGAGATCCAGATAATGGTACCGGTGTATGTTCTGTAAGAATTCGGACTGCTGTCTACCAGTACTTTTACCTGTTGGTTTAGTTTGATTTGTGCCAGTTGTGTTTCTGTAATATAAGCCCTTAAGGTAATTACAGATAAATCACCGATTTTATACACGGGTTTTCCTATGGCGGTCATTTCGCCAGCCATTGCATATTTTGTGAGTACGGTTCCGTTTATTGGATTGATGATGTTTGTTCTTTTCAGCTGATCATTAATTTGTGCTACCGATTTTTTTAAGGGCTTAAATTCGCTCAGTACCGAACTGTTTTGGACAGCTGTTGTGGTTTCCTGCACTTTTATCTGTTGTTCCTGCACTTTTATTTGTTTTTGCAGTACCTCGATTGCATTATTCCAGTCATCCAGTTGTTTGCCGGTAGCCGCGTCTGCTTTTAATAATCTTTCGGTACGTTTTTTTTCATGGATTGCATTAGCGAGCTGAACTTTCTGTACCGCAATTTGATCTTTGAGCATTTTAACCTGAGGTCTTACGTCCATTGTTTTTTGATGCAATGCAGCCATAGTGGCCTCCACCTGCGCTTTTTGTAAATTAAGAGGGATAGAGTCGATCACACCTACAACGCTCCCTTTTTTAAGTATTGAGCCTTCCTCCACATTTAGGGATATTATCTTACCCGGTACTTCCGATGAAACGATGACTTCATCTACCTCAAAGGTACCTTCGGCATCATACAATGCATTGTTTGAATTGCATCCCGTGACAGTCAGACCCAGTAGAACGGTGTATAAAAAGCTCCTGATTTTCATTATTGATTGTTTAGCGTTTGAATGTTTCCTGTGGTGCTTTGGTAATTGTACTGCTCCTGTAAAAGCTTTATTTCATGAAGGATACGGGTCTGGCGGGCTTTGTTCTCTGCATTGACTTCATTGATGTAATCGTGAGCGCTTAAAACTCCGTTTTCCAACTGTGCGGCCGCTGCCTTTTTTACAGATTCGAGTAAAGCAATGATAGCGTCGTCTTTTTTAAAAAGTTCTGCATATTTTTCGATGCTGGCGCGTTGTTGTTTTTGGGAAATTTTGGTGTTGAACAGAAAAGTTTCCTTTTGTATGTCAAGTGTTTCTTTGTTTAGAGCCAGTATTTTCTTTTGATTTTGTAAGGTATATAAACCTCCCAGGTCCCAATTTAATCTGAGTCCGCCAATATAATACCAGGAAAAATCGTTGCTCAGTGGGTTGAGACCCGGGCGCGCATATCCGCCCTGAACAAAAAAGCCAAGTCTCGGCCGAAGCTGTATTTTTAAAAGTTGTTCCTGCAAATCATCTATTTTTTTCTGCGCCTCATAAAATAAAATTTCCGGCCGGTTGATTTCTTCTGAAATGATGGGAGCGGCCGGTTTTTCAAGAACAGAGTTTTCATCAAGAGGAACATTGATTAGCAAACTCAGCATACCCAGGTATGCTTTTTTTGTGGCATTTAATTCTGTCTGAGACTGTTCTGCCTGCAAAAGTTGGGCGGTAAGTTCATCCACATTGCTTCTGTATGCGAGACCGTTTGCAACCAAAGCTTTGGTCTTGTCGATTCCATTCTGAATATCAGATTTCAATAAACCGTTGATTTTTAACTGTTCATCAATGATTACAGCGCCAAAAAACAATTGGTTAATACGGTCGTATAAAGTATATAATTCAATTTTTAGATTTTGCTGCTGAACGGTTTCGTTGGCTTTTGCAGCTTTTTTTTGATTGGATATGCGCCCGCCATCATAGATCACCTGGTTTATTTCACCGTAGATTTTATATTGATCCTTGCTGTAATTGGGTAATGTAAAAAGAGGGTTGTTCAGCGGAAAATCAGTCACCGTAGACTGGTAAGTAGCTTGCCCGTTAATGGATAAAGTAGGCAGATATCCTTTGGCTGCATTGGCAACAGAATATTCAGCTGTTTTTGCAATCAGGTGCGCCTGCTGGATGAGCGGATAATTTTTGTAGGCCAGTTGGTAGGCTGATGCGATGTCAACTTTTGCAGGCTCCTGTGCATGGATATGATGTCTGCCAAAAAGCATTAAAATAGCGGTAATGGTTGCCATTGTAAATTTCCTCCTTAGCGAATTTGTTGGTTTTATCATAATGCAATCCTTATTGAACTGTTGGCAGGTAAATGTTTCTATGGAATCCATCAATGCAGGTGAATCCTGATGTTGGCTGTTTAGGCCGTGTTTATGGATCACGGATCATCATTTTAAAATTTTCACTTTTTTTTGTACTCCATATCCACAGGCAGATGTATGGAGTGTACATTTATTATTATATTAAATTTCGGATTTATTAAGTCTGTACAGTTATATATATATAAAAATAAATTATACATATAGCAGATGAGCAGTCGTTTGTGACAACATTTTGCAACAAAACTCAAACTGCAATTTTGCCCAATAGGCGACTTTATTTCCATTTGAGATGGTTAACCCTACCGATGATTTTGATCTCGGCACAGAATTTATCCGGAATATACTTTTGCAAAGTTCCAAACCTGTTTTCCGGTTTTGGTTGGTGGATGTAAAAAAAGAGAAGAAAACAGATAAAGACCTTTATTGAAGAAATAAAGGCTCATAATCCGGGAGAAGACAGTTTTGCGCAGTTGCAAAATCTAACCGTCACCTCAAAGAATTCACTTGGTGTTGTGCGGTCAATTTTAGATGTTCCTACAACCTTAATTATTTCGCATCCAAATTGAAAGCAATAATTCTGGTTTCCTGCGGTAAAATATTATTATGCTGTGTTTTAAGAAGATTCTTAACTGTTTGAAGTATTTGCCTTCCAAAAGAAAATTATCAGTGGCAGCGGTGAAAAATAAACTTTCATCTTAAAAACTTTTATTAATTAAAATTAAGCATTATTTTTGGGTGAATATTATGATTTTAAACAGCCTATTTACCCATCAGCGGACCGGAAACCATCCCGCAACTTCAGCTTCGCGAACCGATTTCCAGAGAGATTTTGACCGTATTATTTTTTCAGCGGCATTCCGAAGATTACAGAATAAAACCCAGGTTTTTCCGCTTCCCGGAAGTGTTTTTGTACACAACCGACTGACGCATTCTCTGGAAGTTTCTTCTGTTGGCCGAAGTTTGGGAAGTGCCGTTGGAGATTTTATTTTTAACAATTATAAAAATGATCTCGACGAAAATGCACAGAATTTTTATCAGCATAATTTACACAATGTCATCGCCGCAGCTTGTCTGTGTCATGATGTCGGAAACCCAGCCTTCGGACATTCCGGCGAGGATGCTATTGCCAGTTATTTTGAGAAAAATGAAAAAGATTTAAAAGGAAAATTCAACGAAAAAGAATGGGCAGATCTGGTGAATTTTGAAGGAAATGCAAATGCCATCAGAGTTTTAACACACCAGCAAACCGGCAAAGATGAAGGCGGAACACAGCTAACCTATACCACGCTGGCAAGTATTGCAAAATATCCGTGTGAAGCAATTGCCAAGAAAAAAGGGATCATTCACCGCAAGAAATTCGGTTTTTTTCAAAATGAAAAAGAGACCTTTCTGAACATTGCAAAATCAGTTCATCTTCATCAGGAAAGTGAGGAGCCAACGATTTTTAAAAGACATCCTTTTGTGTGGCTGGTAGAAGCTGCTGATGATATTTGCTACAACATCATCGATATGGAAGATGCGCACCGGTTGGGAATTGTTTCTACTTCTGACTGCGAAAATCTGTTCCTCGAACTGATAAAATCCGAAAATGGAAATACCAAAAGAGTAGAAGATAAATTAGCGATTTTGACCAATGCTAATGAGAGAATTTCTTACTTAAGAGCAAAAGTAATCAATGCATTGATTAATAAATCCATTCAGATTTATCAGGAACGTTTTCTGGATATTTTACACGGGACTTTAGATAAAGCTTTGCTCGATATTTATAAAATTGACAATCCGTCTTTGCAGGAAATCGAAAACTTTTCAATTGATAAAATTTACAATCATAAAAACGTCATCGAAATAGAAAATGCCGGTTATAACGTAATGTACGAATTGCTGAATCATTTTATTCCGCCGATTTTGACAGAGAAATCCCAGCGGAAATCTTACGATAAAATGGCTTTGAAGCTTTTGCCCAAACAGTTTCTGTATGAAGATGCATCTGATTACCAAAAAGTTCTCGGTGTAATTGATTTCGTTTCCGGGATGACCGACAATTTCGCGACTGATTTATATAGAAAAATTAAAGGAATTGATATCGGAATGACGATGTAAATTCGCAAAATTTTAATTATCTTTATCCAAAATCAAAACGATTTAATAAAAACCATTAAAAAAATTCCAATGACTTATTTAGGATTTATTATCTTTTTCGCCCTTGTTGTTTTATTTGCCTCCTTTTTTACGGTGAAGCAGGCAACCGCTGCAATTGTAGAGCGCTTAGGGAAATTTCATACCGTACGCCAATCGGGTTTACATTTAAAAATTCCGTTCATCGATCAGGTTGCCAAAAGAATGAACCTGAGAATTCAGCAGTTAGATGTGATTATTGATACCAAAACTTTGGACAACGTTTTCATCAGAATGAAAGTTTCCGTTCAGTATCAAGTTATCGCCTCGCAGGTTGCCGACTCTTTTTACCGGTTAGAAAATCC includes these proteins:
- a CDS encoding HlyD family secretion protein, which produces MKIRSFLYTVLLGLTVTGCNSNNALYDAEGTFEVDEVIVSSEVPGKIISLNVEEGSILKKGSVVGVIDSIPLNLQKAQVEATMAALHQKTMDVRPQVKMLKDQIAVQKVQLANAIHEKKRTERLLKADAATGKQLDDWNNAIEVLQKQIKVQEQQIKVQETTTAVQNSSVLSEFKPLKKSVAQINDQLKRTNIINPINGTVLTKYAMAGEMTAIGKPVYKIGDLSVITLRAYITETQLAQIKLNQQVKVLVDSSPNSYRTYTGTIIWISDKAEFTPKTIQTKEERANLVYAVKIHVKNDGYLKIGMYGNVKF
- a CDS encoding ABC transporter ATP-binding protein; translation: MRPTIIIENITKTYRVKKEVIEAVTGINFSVEKGEIFGLIGPDGAGKTSLFHILTTLALADSGSASIDGFDVIKDYKQIRSSIGYMPGKFSLYQDLSVQENLEFFATIFNTTIEQNYEMIKEIYRQIEPFKTRKAGQLSGGMKQKLALCCALIHKPSVLFLDEPTTGVDAVSRKEFWEMLYRLKNQGIAILVSTPYMDEASLCDRVALIQKGKLLSVNTPKGIVSEFKKQLWSVKADDMFQLMNDIKKNASIASCYPFGQVHHVVFKTEGNSKAQLEQIIAQGKYSQSEVKLIEPSVEDCFMALMQE
- a CDS encoding ABC transporter ATP-binding protein; amino-acid sequence: METEKVITAKELTKQFGDFTAVDKISFDVRKGEIFGFIGANGAGKTTAMRMLCGLSLPTSGLATVAGFDVYKQNEQIKKHIGYMSQKFSLYEDLTIRENIRFYAGIYGLTDKLIKEKTAFLLEQLHIVGQEKTLVKALPLGWRQKLALSIAIIHDPAIVFLDEPTGGVDPITRREFWNLIYEASAKGITIFVTTHYMDEAEYCNRISIMVDGRIDALDTPENLMKQYSASSMDSVFLQLARKAVRTEN
- a CDS encoding TolC family protein; the protein is MATITAILMLFGRHHIHAQEPAKVDIASAYQLAYKNYPLIQQAHLIAKTAEYSVANAAKGYLPTLSINGQATYQSTVTDFPLNNPLFTLPNYSKDQYKIYGEINQVIYDGGRISNQKKAAKANETVQQQNLKIELYTLYDRINQLFFGAVIIDEQLKINGLLKSDIQNGIDKTKALVANGLAYRSNVDELTAQLLQAEQSQTELNATKKAYLGMLSLLINVPLDENSVLEKPAAPIISEEINRPEILFYEAQKKIDDLQEQLLKIQLRPRLGFFVQGGYARPGLNPLSNDFSWYYIGGLRLNWDLGGLYTLQNQKKILALNKETLDIQKETFLFNTKISQKQQRASIEKYAELFKKDDAIIALLESVKKAAAAQLENGVLSAHDYINEVNAENKARQTRILHEIKLLQEQYNYQSTTGNIQTLNNQ
- the dgt gene encoding dGTP triphosphohydrolase, which encodes MILNSLFTHQRTGNHPATSASRTDFQRDFDRIIFSAAFRRLQNKTQVFPLPGSVFVHNRLTHSLEVSSVGRSLGSAVGDFIFNNYKNDLDENAQNFYQHNLHNVIAAACLCHDVGNPAFGHSGEDAIASYFEKNEKDLKGKFNEKEWADLVNFEGNANAIRVLTHQQTGKDEGGTQLTYTTLASIAKYPCEAIAKKKGIIHRKKFGFFQNEKETFLNIAKSVHLHQESEEPTIFKRHPFVWLVEAADDICYNIIDMEDAHRLGIVSTSDCENLFLELIKSENGNTKRVEDKLAILTNANERISYLRAKVINALINKSIQIYQERFLDILHGTLDKALLDIYKIDNPSLQEIENFSIDKIYNHKNVIEIENAGYNVMYELLNHFIPPILTEKSQRKSYDKMALKLLPKQFLYEDASDYQKVLGVIDFVSGMTDNFATDLYRKIKGIDIGMTM
- a CDS encoding ABC transporter permease; this translates as MKQFLIFVKKEWLHIWRDRRTLFILLFMPIIQIVLYGFALTTEVKNSKIAIFDQSKDEATMVISNEIAASRYFDLARNLYSYKDIEAAFRKDEMRVAIVFPAKFRYDLLHSNQAQIQLIADASDPNTANTLTNYATSIIKDYQQTINPAQEMPYTIHTQLRMLYNPELKGAYNFVPGVMALVLMLVCAMMTSISIVREKEMGTMEVILVSPLKPFRIIIAKTIPYLLVSMVNIASILLLSVYALEVPITGNLGLLIAESILFTVTSLSVGILISNTAKTQQTAMFTSMMSLFLPTLLFSGFMFPIENMPVPLQVISNLVPAKWYFIIVKDVMIKGLGFASVWKETLVLIAMTSILLVASIYKFKIRLT